In Pangasianodon hypophthalmus isolate fPanHyp1 chromosome 29, fPanHyp1.pri, whole genome shotgun sequence, one genomic interval encodes:
- the sf3a3 gene encoding splicing factor 3A subunit 3: protein MEPILEQQRRYHEEKERLMDAKTKEMLHKKTTLRDQINSDHRIRAMLDRYMEVSANLRDAYEDKDGLRKEELSAISGPNEFAEFYNRLKQIKEFHRKHPNEICVPMSVEFEELMKAKDNLSEEAQNLVEFTDEEGYGRYLDLHDCYLKYINLKGSEKLEYVSYLSSFDQLFDISKDRKNAEYKRYLEMLLDYLQGYTDRVKPLLDQNELYGKVLMDFEKKWENGTFPGWPKEASSALTHAGAHLDLSAFSSWEELASLGLDRLKSALMALGLKCGGTLEERAQRLFSTKGKSLESLDPSLFAKNPKAKGPKKDTERNKEIGFLEAQIYEYVEVLGEQRQLTHENVQRKQARTGEEREEDDEEQPSESESEDEDNEIIYNPKNLPLGWDGKPIPYWLYKLHGLNINYNCEICGNYTYRGPKAFQRHFAEWRHAHGMRCLGIPNTAHFANVTQIEDAVSLWSKLKSQKALERWQPDTEEEYEDSSGNVVNKKTYEDLKRQGLL, encoded by the exons ATGGAGCCTATTTTAGAGCAGCAGCGTCGCTACCATGAGGAGAAGGAGAGATTAATGGACGCCAAAACAAAGGAGATGCTACACAAGAAAACGACG CTGCGTGACCAGATTAATTCTGATCATCGTATACGAGCCATGTTGGAC AGGTACATGGAAGTGAGTGCAAACCTCAGAGATGCGTATGAGGACAAAGATGG TTTGAGAAAGGAAGAGCTGAGTGCCATATCCGGGCCAAATGAGTTTGCTGAATTCTACAACCGGCTGAAACAGATTAAGGAATTCCACAGGAAACATCCGAATGAG ATCTGTGTGCCCATGTCGGTGGAGTTTGAGGAGCTGATGAAGGCTAAAGACAACCTCAGCGAGGAAGCACAGA ATCTAGTAGAGTTCACTGATGAGGAAGGATATGGCCGCTATCTGGACCTCCACGACTGCTACCTGAAGTACATCAATCTAAAAGGATCAGAG AAACTGGAATACGTCTCCTATTTGTCGTCCTTCGATCAGCTCTTTGATATCTCCAAAGACAGGAAGAACGCAGAGTATAAAAG GTATCTAGAGATGCTGCTGGATTACCTGCAGGGTTACACAGACCGAGTGAAGCCCCTGCTGGATCAGAACGAGCTGTATGGGAAAGTGCTGATGGACTTTGAGAAGAAGTGGGAGAACGGCACTTTTCCTGGCTGGCCG aaaGAGGCTAGCAGTGCTCTCACCCATGCTGGAGCTCATCTGGACTTGTCTGCCTTCTCCTCCTGGGAG GAGTTGGCATCACTGGGTCTGGACAGGTTAAAGTCTGCTCTCATGGCTCTGGGCTTAAAGTGTGGTGG CACACTTGAGGAAAGAGCACAGAGACTGTTCAGCACTAAAGGGAAATCTCTGGAGTCACTGGATCCTTCTCTGTTTGCCAAAAACCCAAAAGCCAAGGGACCAAAAAA GGACACAGAGCGTAACAAGGAGATCGGTTTCCTGGAGGCCCAAATTTATGAATACGTGGAGGTTTTGGGG GAGCAGAGGCAGCTGACACACGAGAACGTCCAGAGGAAGCAGGCTCGGACAGGCGAGGAGCGCGAAGAGGACGACGAAGAGCAGCCCAGTGAGAGCGAGAGCGAAGACGAGGACAACGAGATCATCTACAATCCCAAAAACCTGCCTCTGGGCTGGGACGGCAAG CCCATTCCTTACTGGCTATACAAGCTTCATGGCCTAAACATCAACTACAACTGTGAAATCTGCGGGAACTACACGTACAGAGGACCCAAAGCCTTCCAGAGACACTTTGCA GAGTGGAGACATGCACATGGTATGCGCTGCTTGGGCATCCCTAACACCGCCCACTTTGCCAACGTCACCCAGATCGAGGACGCGGTGTCCC tttggtCAAAGCTGAAGTCACAGAAGGCATTAGAGAGATGGCAGCCGGACACAGAG GAGGAGTATGAGGACTCCAGTGGAAACGTGGTCAACAAGAAGACCTATGAGGATCTGAAGAGGCAGGGGCTGCTTTAG